The following DNA comes from Hordeum vulgare subsp. vulgare chromosome 3H, MorexV3_pseudomolecules_assembly, whole genome shotgun sequence.
AGCCATCCGTGCAACTTgcacaatatttttgttcaaaaggaTTGCACGGTCCGAACCGGAGCAAAGGAGTAAATTTCGCACTGTTTCGTCGGTGGAGAGCGGGAAAAATTCCCACTGTTCCGGCCGGCCGCGCGGGAAAAATTCGAGCGGGAAAGGAGCCTGGGAATCAGCGCAATCAGCAACAGTGCCGGCCGCGCGGAAACAATGCACCTGGccgcctgctcccgaggcggcagggcccacccggCCTTGTCCGTTACGGACAGGAGTGGGCGGGAACGGGATCCCGCGCTGGCCGCCTGAGCcggtggcggcaggccccggCCGTCAGTggcggtggcggcaggccccacggccgcctcgtgcggtggcggcaggtgccacgtgccgcctggcgcgcctgccgccacccGGGGTGGGGGTCTTTTTTGACGTTTGTACTCGCATGTTGTCTCTTTTGACAATCCCACTCGAcagggggtccttttggacaaaaatccTGAATAATAAGGTGGAATAAAACAGTTACGTCTTAATGTTTGGTTGGTGGAATGGAATGGAACAGATCCCCGGCGATCGGCCGAGCGCTAGACATCGGAGCTCCTCTTCCTGCCCGTGAGCCCTACATCCATCACCCATTTGCTATCCCCGATCGTCAGCACAGACGAGAGAGAAGCGAGTGGCGAcgcagaggaaggagaggagcgacCGGCGGcgtagaggaaggagaggagcgacCGACGAcatagaggaaggagaggagcaatCGGTGGcgcagaggaaggagaggagcggccGACGGGTGCAGAGGAATGAGGGAAGCAACCGACGACGCAAATGAAGGAGAGGAGCGGTCAGCGACGCAAAGGAAGGGGAGGAGCGGTCAGCGACATGCAGGAAGGAGACGAGCGAGCAACTGTTGGATCGGATGAAGGAGAGGAACAAGCAGCCGACGGCGCAGAGGAAGGAAAAGAGCAGCCGACGGCGCAGAGGAAGGAAAAGAGCAGCCGACGGTGCATAGAAAGGAGAGGAGCGGCCGGCGACGCGACGGAAAGAAAGGAGCGGTCGGGGTGCAGATCCATGGAGGAGCGATTGGCGGCGCCGATGCAGGGAGGGCGCTAGTTCGTGCGAGAGAAGAAGCGAGAGGCTTCGTGCGAGAGCAGTTTCGCGTGGTCCGCTAGATTTGGAGGAACCGCACGGAACAACATAAAGAGGGAATATGTCGTTCATGGAACCACTTCGTTCCATTCTGTTTTTCAACCAAACACGAGAACGACCTTCGGGGACGGGTCTGACCCGTAACGTTTCACTTCGTTTCTCCAGCTGAACACGCCCTATGTGCCTGACATTTTTTGTGGCGTTAGTCACTTTTTGCAAAACGCAGCGCGAGGCCAAAGATGATGTGAGCGACGAGCGATGGCCATGGCAAGGCCAAGCCGTGTACGAGTGGGATTCGATGATAGCCGGCGGGAGCAAGTCCCAAAGTTAACCAGGGgtgtcagggggggggggggggcgtcggaGTTGTTAATCAGGGTGTGGCTTCAGTGGATGGGCGGGGTTGAGGGGTTGAGGGGGCGGGCGGCTATGACGCCCGTGGGTGGTGGAGGCCGACGATTAGGGCTGGGTCGGAGGGCGGTTGCGTGAGGGTTGTTGGATTGGATCTTATGTTAAGAAAAATGATGGGAGGAGGAAGGCGACCATAAGAGTTGTTGGATGCAGATCGAACGTACATGATTGAATGTGACTGATGTGAATTGCATTCCTAGGCACATGAAGTATATGATCTACCTTTAACTAaacaaataaagattttcatttaTTCTAAAACGGTCAAATGCCATATGTTAAAGTCTATTGACTCTTACAAGGTTATCTTTAAAGATATTAAAAAATACACGATAGTCATTGGAAAATTGATGTCGTGAACGAAATTCGACGCCGCATTTGGGCCTCCGAAATACCAACGGAGCTTGGGAAACATGGTTGACAAAGCAGCGAAGAAGTAGCCCGTCGGAGCTGCAAGGTGTGAGGGACAACGATCTCGGAAACAGATCATAGTCCTGGAGAAAAAGATGATGAAGAGGCTTGGACGACCACCCTATATCTGTCTAGACTGGTCCGTGGAGACATAAACTTACAAGCTCCACGGCCATGCCGAAAAATGGCCGGACGCCGACGATTAGAGGAGTCAGAGGACCCACACACAAAGGGGTGCTATCCACTCAACTGAAAGACACCTACGAAAATCACCTGCATAACACGAAGACATGAGTAGATCCACTACTATTTAGAATGGCGGCAACACAACGGTCCTCCACTACTACGAAGCTGAATGATGGCGTCAGGCAAGCGGTAACCGCTCGTGTCATAACACTGCGTCCTCACGGTAGCAGCTATGCACACGACCAAAGGATGGCATCTGGCGCTGGAAGACGACCGCATTTCGGTGCTTCCACAGGCATCGGCAACATATCAGAACAAACTTCGCCCCGGAGTCGACGACCGGGGTAGCATCGCTGGCAAGGTACCCAGGTCTCCGACAGAAACACCAGCTACATCAATGTTCACACTTCGCCAGAAGCTCATAGCGAAAAGGGCAGCGGAAGAGCATATGGTCCGCGGTCTCCAGGGAGGAGGATACATCCGACAGCCGGCATCCTCTTCGGTTACGATGCATTTTCGGGCTAGCGCGTCCCAGGTGTGGATGCGCCGTTGCATCAGGAGCCAACAGAAGAATTTCACCAACATCTAGGTAGAGAAGAGAGCCACAAAACATGGTGACAGAAATAAAAAAAAGCCACACATTTTTCGTGGCAAACTCCAACAAAGAACCATCAACTCCAGTCGTTTCAGACGTTACTTGGGTATTCTAGAGGGTATACTTCCGTGCGGCAAAGCGTTtggcctccttgtcctcctcgccgtccaCCTTCTTCTTGGCTGACTTGGCGCCAGTAAGCGGCACCGCAACCCCCTAGCCGACGCGGCCGCCGAAGAACCGAAACACATgctcgctgaagacggttgtggattgatatttctattggttcgataaaccttgatttTATAatcgaggaaaatacttacctattttttccttttcggttagaagaaatatatttcattttctatatttagaaatacatatttgagttttttttccagaaaacatagtgaaaattttcaaatatgcAGTGAACATTTTTTCAATACTCGATGAACAATTCTAATTTTTAGAAATGTTCATGCAATTTTTAATAAATAGACACACATTTTAGAAAGTGTTTATATGTATTTAAAATGTGTTCATGTAATTTATAAATATTCACCCATTCTTAGAAATATTGATGTAATTTTAGAACCAAAAATTACACATTTCTTTACAACATGTTGATGTAATTAAAATGGTGTACACATTTTGCCTCTGTGTTATTTTGTTTAATAAAATTTGATGAAACACGGAAATTATTGACATGTAAATATCCCGATATCGTATTATAGACATTGATAGATTTCTGTGTGTAAATTTAGTGGAAAAGAAATACAGAAACTTTTAGCTCGTAAACATTTATTATATGCGTGAAACAGTACATAGACAATGACACTACATAGATCCCTTACTCAGGACACACTGAAAAACTCTCCATATTTGCACCACCTCTAGGTAGAGAAGAGAGCCACAAAACTTTTGtgtcaaaaataaaaataaagccacacattttgCGTGGCAAACTTAAGCTTCTGTGTCACCAAGTTGTTTCCGAGATTGTTTCAGTCGTTGCTTGGGATCTTCGATTCTACTATTCTACAAGGTATACTTCTGTCCGGCGAAGCGTTtggcctccttgtcctcctcgccgtcaaccTTCTTCTTGGCCGACTTGGCGCCCGCGGGCGGCCCCGAGCCGACGCGGCCGCCGAAGAACCGAAGCACATGCTCACTACTGGCAATATTGTTGCCCTTACCCGAAGAACCCGccggcggcgcagggggcggcgCCTGCTCCACAGGCTTGCCGTCCATCCTTATCCCGACGCCGACGAACCGCCGCTCTTCGCCACCGGCGCAGTCTTGGCatggggcggcggcgacgaccgGAGCAACGACGGGCGGCGGCTCGACGTAGTCGAGGGGCAGCGCGAAGTCGACCTCGCAGTCGGTGTCGAGGGTGGAGACGGCGTGGGCGGGCATGGCGTCGACGACGTCGAGGAGGTACCTGGTGTCCCCCTCGTAGACGGCGATGGTGTCGCCGACGGTGACCATGGAGTAGCTCTTCATGCAGTGCTCCAGCAGCTCCTTGTGGTTCTTGGCCCGCAGAAAGTCGGCGGTGTGCGGGCGCAGCATGATGGACGCGGCCTTGGGGAGCGACGACGCGATCCTGGTGACCAGTACGAGGTCGCCGTCCTCCAGCCCGAGGCGCGCCATGGCGTGGGCGGGCACGTGCACGAACCCCTCCTCGCAGCCGAACTCGAGCACGCCGAGGTGGGAGGCCTCGAGTGTGGCGGCGTTCTGGACCCGGAACTCCATCGGGGACCCCGCCCCCACCCCCAGCGACGTGAGCCGCTCCAGCGCCGACGCCGGCATTACCACAAAGTTGCTGCCGTCGTTCTTGCCCAGCAGCGACATGGGGCGGCACCGCAGGTACTGCGCCCACCCGCTGCGCGACCGCTGCTGCCGGAGGTACGCCTGCCACGCCTCCctcgcgtgctcctcctccttgctCTCCCACTGCATAGCCATCCCTGTGTCCTCCATGAGAAGCGATCAAAAGATCGATCTGAAGTTTAGCACGAGCTCCAGCGATCGATCAATCTGCGGAGTCGAGCCGTGGATTTGTTGGCCGGGGAAGAGGAAGGAGGGCTCCGCTTTTATCTACGGCGTTTGGTGGGTTCCACGGTCCGCCTGCGAGCCCGTGGCCGACTCGGTGTGGCCGTGGCGTGTGGGTCGGGAAACCGGGCCCGCCTGGCGGTGAGAGGGGACACGGAGGGAAGCCAATGACGCGCGGGCCCGGTCCGTCAGTGTACAAAAAGAAAAACCGGGCTTTGGGTTGGGCCGAGTCCGTCTCTGTTTCTCCTCGTGCTCCCCCGTCTCTCTGTTTTTCCGGTGTTCCTCCCGCGAGACGAGACGGCCGCctctaaaccctaaccctagattgGATTAGGGGGCgctgagagagggagagggggagtgtcggagcggcggcggcggcgagatgTCGGCGAAGAAGGGGCTCTCGAGCACGCTGCGGAACCTCAAGGTGAGGAATCGACCCCTCTGCTTCCTCTGGCCATGGCTCCTGGTCTCTGACGGGCGTGTTTCCTCTTCTCTGCGTGCGTGTGCGGTGGCGCAGTTTATGCAGCGGGCGGCGGTCGCGCAGAAGGTTGAGGACAAGGCCGatgtggaggtggaggaggcggcggccgagGTGGAGGTGGTGATGACGCCGGCGGCCAACGGAGGCGGGGTTGGCTCGTCGGTCCAGGTCGCCAGGAAGTGGTACGTGTGTGGGTTGTTCAAAGGCCCGCTTCTTCTTGGCTGCAGACGTTCTTCCTCTGTTGCTTGTATCTTGGCTTGGGTATGCTCGGGTTAGGGAAGTGGTTGCGGAGGATTTTAGATTTGTTGTTATTAAGAAGACTGTGCGATAGCGATGCAATTGTAGTTATATTTCTGCTAGCGTAGTCACTGACCCCTGCGCAAATGGAAGTCGGTGAAGATCACACCGCCTTCGAGTCGAATGTTTGTTACAAAAGGGTACTCGCACAAACTCCTGTGAATATTTACTGGCAGTTTCACCTAGGAAAATGCCACATATTGGGTGAAAACTATGCTGTACAAGTGCAATTCCAGTAATTTTGGTGATATTGCTTAGTTGCTGACCCCTGCGAAGCCGGGAACCGATGAAGAATCGCACCACTTTTGGTTCAAGTATCTGGTACAAAAAGAAACTCATGCAAACTCCTGTGAACGCCACCAGTTTCCCTTGAGCAAATGCACGTATTGCAAAAAGTATGACTAGGAATGTGCTTATGCAGCTGTACCTAGTCACTGTTTTTGGAGGAGACTGTTGGCATAGTGTTACATTACATGCTTTTGTGTCTATCTTTTGAACTTCAATCATACTTTGCAGCTTGGTCATAAATTATAAGCATGTTAAACAGATTTATTAGTTTGTTTTTTCGGAGAAATTTTTCATCCAGTTTCAGCTTTAGATTTTACTGCCTTTCCTATCCAGCACAAAATCCATTAAGGATTACTAGCTTTGATTTGTCACCGCAGACTAAGCAAAACTAGTTTCTTTTTTTCAGTGTAGTTGTCATGGAGGGCAATCCACATCCAGGAGCTGTAAAGGGTCGAATGTCATTCCAAAATTTCAATCCATCCATTGATGTGAGTTCTGTAGCCTTTTGTCCTTCAGTCTATTATGTCCTTTAGATGGATGTTCCCTTACACAAGCCTAGACCTGTAGAAACTAAATGACGAGGCAAGTGGTCGCCCAACACAATCGGCTTCACCTAGTAATTCTCAACAAGACAGTGCAAATACTAGCAGGTTAGCTACTACAATGGCTCCTTTTCTCTTCTCTGTTAAGTTACCTTGGGAATGCCGTCTGTCACAAGTTTCATTTTAGCTATTCGCCAGGATTGATGCATTGCAAATGTGTAAAGTAATTATTCCCCccgatccatattacttgtcttagacaaatctaagacaagtaatATGAATCAAAGGGAGTTGTTAATTTCGGTTGCTAAATTTGTACCAGTGTGATCATCAACATTTCGAGAAACCCTGTATATTCCACTTTGTTGAGCTGGGCATGCCTATCTCTTGAAGTGCTCAAAATACAAGTTACATGTTCAGAGGAACTGTATACTTTCAAGCTACGTGACTGTAAATAAAGGACGATGATATTGTACTTTTTTTTCAAGAAGTTAGTGATAGAGGACATAAACAACTTTAGATTAGCGCACATACTGGGTGATGTTTTTATCTAGTTCTGATGCAGTTCTTTTATGTTCAAACTATTGCTAAAAATTAGATTCATTTTGATCTCTTGAGTCCTTCTAGTGTGCCATACATGATTGACATCGTATTCACCAGAAGAACACTTGCATCTATACTTCGTATATGTCTGCATCAGCTATCTTTGGCATATGTAGTTTTGAGGCTTTTCGATGATTTAAGTGGGAAATGAAAGTGCAGAGTGGATGATGTATCAGCATCAAGATTTAGAAGCTTCAATGTTGATAGTTCAGAAAGCATATCTCTGAATGAGTTGAAGAGAAAAGAGCCTGAGCTGGAGATGGAAACACCACCGTTGCGCAAGCTGCCAAAGACGACTGGCCAGAACGTGGATGGCCGCGGTTCTTCACAAAGCAATGGTCGTGGGTCTGGCAAGTCAAACAAGCATGAAAAGCTTGACTTTAATCTTCTAAGAAAACGGAAATCAAAATGAGGTCCAGGTTAGCATTAGCCAAGTCTAGCTCTGTGTACTCCATATGTCACCATTTGTACTCTGTATCTGATGAGCCTTGTGCGTTGTTCCCTGAACTATATCTGTAGTAGCAGGTAGCCAGGTTAAACCCGCAGTGATATATCTGTTATTGACTTGTTGAGAAGGCCACTGGGTAACATGGTATCTTGCTTTGGGCGGATCCGCGGGTGGGcgcttttcttctgtttttgatgGTGCTGTACTCCCTTATATTAATTGTAAGATGTATAAGATTCCACAACAGCAGTGAGAATTTAAAGTTTTTTTGGTTAAGTAGCGTGCATTATTGGCGGTGTAATTGTTGGGTGCTGTGTTCATGTACTGTAATTGGAATTTATTGTTGGCTTTGGAACACAGGCAATCAGCCATGGTCTGATTGTTTCTCTCTTCAATGGAATGCAGAGTAACAAGATACCCCATGTTTTGGTTTATCCTCCATCATGTTTCTATGGTAATCTCATACGTACTAGAGATTATTAAGCCATTGTTTTCCTCTATCTAATATAATCAGGCTGAACTGGGAGGCTACTATATATAACATCCAGCATAGAATGACTGATTGGCATGGTGATACAGTGCAGTTATCATAACATACTGCTGCACCATGCTTTGCAGACCTATAACCATATGCCTGTATGTCGGCTGATGAATCAAACAATCAACTAGTATGACATGACTTTTTCTCAAGTAGCCAGCCAGCAACACAACTTGCGAGTATTATTATTGTCAATTTCCTTTCAACAAGGTATGTTTCTCACCAAAAAATTTCCACCGCAAAGAGCATGGTGCAGTTCGCCTCTCCTGGGTTAAGCAGACCTTGCAACATTATGTTTAGTGGTATAGGCGCACCTCACATGACCCTGATTCAAACCGGGCAAGATCCAACGGCATCCAGGGGCTTGTGCCTTGTTTTCCTAAATACTTATCATAATATTTCTTGTTCAATGGAGAAGCAAAGGGACAAGACAAGCTCTATGTTTCTAGGAATTATCTTGGAAAAGTTGTACAACGATGATGGACTATTAGTGAGATTATTTCTGAAGGTATTTGAAGAGACGAGAAGTAAAACGGGATCAAATCGTCTGACGAACCGTTTGGGCATCGATATGTTGAGCTCGAAATAAGCAAGGAGAAAGACTTTGCACCCCGTGTTTCAAAAGGAGGAGAGGAAATTTGTTCAGGCCCCAGTGCATCCTTTAGCCCTCCTCCTTCACGTGCCTAGTGCCGGCCACCACTGCCATTTTTCAGTCTGAACCAGACTCATCAATTCGGGAAACCACCACTGTTGTGAGCTTGGTAGCAGTGACCTGACCATCCACCCGGCTCGGCAGTAAAGCTTGTCTGATTTCAGTTTAATGAAGATGATTCGAACAAACATGCATGCCGCTGCTGGATAGGCATTGTGATACATAATGTGCATCTCCCATTTCGCCAACTAATTCAACTCACATCGGTCGGTGTTTGTAAAAAAATTTGAAGTACTATCATTTTGTACATGTGGCATTACTCTTTCACCAACTCAAAGAGAGACATTGTAGCTCATCTTCTTTTTTATAGATGGCGCTAGCATTACTCTTTCACCAACTGAAAATTCCGTGTCTCCTCTTCTTTTTTGTCCTCCGACTCCGAGCGAGCGAGCTGCCTTCTCCTCACCCCCTCGTGAAAGCTTTCGCCGGAGACAGGCCGACGGGGAGTGTTTTGCCCCAAGAGCTGGCCGGTATGCAGAGCGCCGA
Coding sequences within:
- the LOC123441395 gene encoding ubiquitin recognition factor in ER-associated degradation protein 1-like: MARLGLEDGDLVLVTRIASSLPKAASIMLRPHTADFLRAKNHKELLEHCMKSYSMVTVGDTIAVYEGDTRYLLDVVDAMPAHAVSTLDTDCEVDFALPLDYVEPPPVVAPVVAAAPCQDCAGGEERRFVGVGIRMDGKPVEQAPPPAPPAGSSGKGNNIASSEHVLRFFGGRVGSGPPAGAKSAKKKVDGEEDKEAKRFAGQKYTL
- the LOC123442659 gene encoding uncharacterized protein LOC123442659, with translation MSAKKGLSSTLRNLKFMQRAAVAQKVEDKADVEVEEAAAEVEVVMTPAANGGGVGSSVQVARKCVVVMEGNPHPGAVKGRMSFQNFNPSIDKLNDEASGRPTQSASPSNSQQDSANTSRVDDVSASRFRSFNVDSSESISLNELKRKEPELEMETPPLRKLPKTTGQNVDGRGSSQSNGRGSGKSNKHEKLDFNLLRKRKSK